The sequence CAGTAAGAGTATTTATTATGAGAACCTTTCTTTCTGGCGGGATACACATTTTATCGACAGGCATTATAGGGATAGGTATTGCAGAAAGGAAATATATACTTCCTGCTTTTCTAACAGGGATATTAATACACTTAGCATATAACATTACTGTACTAGAGGGAGTATTATGAGAAAAGAAATTATTTACCTTTCAATCAAGGAATTTAAAGATATATTAAGAGAAAAGGTATACATACTTGCATTTATACTCCAGCTTTTCATAGTAATAGGGATAGTATTGATAGGAACATCATATGCTTACATACAGACTTATGTCGATGACCCAACTAGCCAAGGCACATTTTTAGTTTATTCTGAAGTAGAAGGATTCCCCAATTATTTAACTGATGAATCGATCAAAAGTGTTGCTTTAAGAAATAAGAATTTTAGTGGGGCGCTTCCTAGGAATATTGACGGCATAATATGGGCCCAAAATGATAACTCCATTCAGATCCTGTTAAAAAATCAGGCTAACTTTGAAGATTTATCCGATCCCATAAAAAGAGCGTATATAAAAGCAAAATCAAAAGGAGACGTCCAAGATGAAGTTCTAAATCCATTATCTATAAGCATATACCCAAGAGACTACACGTATAATCTTGCAGATCTATTCTTTGTAGAAATAATGCAGACTCTTTTAATCCCGCTTATATTGTTGTTGCCCATATTTCTTTCAATGAACATCTTATCTGATTCTATTGTTGGTGAAAAGGAAAGAAAGACTTTTGAAATATTACTTGCTTCACCCTTAAAAAGAATAGAAATAATTCTTGGTAAGATACTACCTACCTTTTTAATTTCGATTGTTCAGATAATAATTTGGTCACTAGTGTTAAGTGCCAGAGGCATATTTATTTTCAATTTACCTGTACTTTTAGTATTTCTTTCAATAATAATGCTACTCCTATTTTCTATATCCATAGTGTTCTCAAATATATCCTCAAATATTACGGAGTCAAATCTTTTTCTTACTCTTTTCATGATGGTTGTGACACTAATAATGTTTGTACCTATACCTTTGGAAAATCCTGTATTAAAAGAAATACTAAGCTATTCTCCAATTATCCCTCTAATTAAGATTTCTTCTAATCCCTCTTTGGATTTACTTGAAATAGGAAAATACATGAGCGTTTACGCGGGGCTTGCTTTGATTTCTTTATTTATTGCTTTAAAAGGAATTTCTAAAGATGAAAATATTAGATTATAAGAATTAATTTCAAAATATATCAATTACCTAATAAAAAATATAGAATAATTTTATAAAGATTGAAAACACTATTTATTTGGTGATTATTTGAAAGAAGTTAGTGTTGCTGATATTCAGAAGGAAATAGAAAAAGATATTGAAATGGGAAAGAAGATGGTCGATGAGGGAAAGAGACTTTTAGAAGAAGGAAAATACAAGTTAAATGAAAGTAAGTCAAGAATAAGAGAATTAGGAGACGAAGCAGGAATAAAACTTAAAGATTTTGAATCTAAGCATCAAGACGAAATTGATTATGTAGTAAAAGAATCTGAAAAGGCCCTCCAAGAAACAGAAATATTCATTAGAAAATACCCAATGATGAGTGTTTTTGCAGCTTTCGGATTTGGATACCTAATGGGTAAGTTATTGAGAAAGTAAGTGGGACAATGATAGAAACAGTGCCTCTAAATAAGCTCATTGAGTTACTCATTAAATACATTGGAGTCTACATTAAACAGGGCGCTTCTGACGCAATAGAAGAGGCGATAAAGGAACCTATGGCCAAACTTTCAAAGATTCTTTTCCTTACAGTTGGTTCTGCGATATTGGCCTTTTCAGGCTTAGTGGCTCTTTTTATTTCACTAGTATTCTTTTTGAAAAATGTTCTTGGTAGCTATATGATGGCGTTTTTAGTTGTCGGGATAATACTAGTTATTATAGGGGCAATAGTAGGATATGGAGGATATACATATGGAAGAAAGGATAGAAAAGCAAGACATTGAAAAACTATTAAAGGAAATAAAGATGAGAATGGGATCAGAAAATGATATTCTAGAGATTATTGAGAAGCATCCTATACCTGTCCTTCTTGCTGCTTTTGGAGCAGGCGTAATTCTATCTCAAATTGATGATTTAATTATTGAAAAGGTAGAAACAGGTAAAAGTTGTCCTGCTATTGATGGCATTATGAAACTTGGGCTTCCTTTAATAATGAAAAAATTTATTTGATAATTAACGGTCAAAGTAAATATTCTTACTTGAGACTGAAAGAGGTATCCCCATTGCTACATCGCCATCAATAAGGCCCATTTCAACTGCTGTGGCTCCAATTGAATACATTATCCTGTTATCAAGATTTAATATTTGTGCGGTCTTTGATGCGCTTCCAAGTGCTATTCCAAGATCTACTAATGCAAAAGCACATATCGGTGCAAAATAATCATTTATTTTTTTCTTTTCAGGTATAGTGGTACATTCATAACCACACATTCCACAATTTAGACCGAGAGGCGGTTTTGCTTTTGCACTGATAAGCATTACTGCATCAGATTCCAATGTGTTCTTTGAATCTCTTAGGAAAAATTTTAAGCCTTTTTTTTCTCCGTATTCTTTCATTTTTTCAACTAATTCTTTGTGTTCTTTACTGCCTTTGTATATTGTTTTAGTTATTATGTCGTCTACACCTTTTCCTTTTGGCGCAGTTATTGCTGCAATTTCGATAAGACCGGCAGCTGCTTTTATACTTTCATTTATCTCAACTGTCATGTTTACACCTTAAATATTCTCAAGTATGCTTACTCCTTTTGATTTCAAAACTTCTATTGACTTCTTTAGATCGCTTACCTTTAAGATTAATATTGCTTTCATTTCTATTTTAGTTATAAATGCATAGGCATATTCGATATTGATTGAAGCGTCACTTAATAGAGAAGCTATTAAGCCCATAGATCCAGGTTTATCTTCCATTAGAACCCCTAATACTTCTCCTTTCCTAAAAGACATCCCAGCTTCTTTCAAAAGCGTAGTTGCTTTTTCATTATTATCTGTTATCATTCTTACTAATCCAAATTCTCCTGCCTCAACTAGCTGTA is a genomic window of Methanofastidiosum sp. containing:
- a CDS encoding acetolactate synthase, with amino-acid sequence MVEQISVFIDNRPGRLAELCNIIGKNGIDIRALQLVEAGEFGLVRMITDNNEKATTLLKEAGMSFRKGEVLGVLMEDKPGSMGLIASLLSDASINIEYAYAFITKIEMKAILILKVSDLKKSIEVLKSKGVSILENI
- a CDS encoding phage holin family protein, translated to MIETVPLNKLIELLIKYIGVYIKQGASDAIEEAIKEPMAKLSKILFLTVGSAILAFSGLVALFISLVFFLKNVLGSYMMAFLVVGIILVIIGAIVGYGGYTYGRKDRKARH
- a CDS encoding ABC transporter permease, whose amino-acid sequence is MRKEIIYLSIKEFKDILREKVYILAFILQLFIVIGIVLIGTSYAYIQTYVDDPTSQGTFLVYSEVEGFPNYLTDESIKSVALRNKNFSGALPRNIDGIIWAQNDNSIQILLKNQANFEDLSDPIKRAYIKAKSKGDVQDEVLNPLSISIYPRDYTYNLADLFFVEIMQTLLIPLILLLPIFLSMNILSDSIVGEKERKTFEILLASPLKRIEIILGKILPTFLISIVQIIIWSLVLSARGIFIFNLPVLLVFLSIIMLLLFSISIVFSNISSNITESNLFLTLFMMVVTLIMFVPIPLENPVLKEILSYSPIIPLIKISSNPSLDLLEIGKYMSVYAGLALISLFIALKGISKDENIRL